One genomic region from archaeon BMS3Bbin15 encodes:
- a CDS encoding flagellar assembly protein J yields MIFEGFILFAHRILGNFSDRISEPFGNLRRDLQSADIRITLSAYLSGALLSSIIVFSTLFFLSFTVIILKNMPILNILAAFILSSAGALAVFAVFIAIPKLIAGERKRSIEASLPYAVNHMATIAVSGVPPLAIFHSLARFERYGEVSREANSIIRDSETFGYDITEAIKRKAERTPSEDFRRLLIGMASGISTGGDLSSFLNEAANSITEKHKNMWKDVIERLGIYSEAYVTIFVAGPIFFIVMGSMMGLVGGGPINPVILMKMFIYLAIPAANIMYLLFIEATIPKME; encoded by the coding sequence ATGATTTTTGAAGGTTTTATACTCTTTGCACACAGAATACTGGGAAACTTTAGTGATAGAATATCAGAACCTTTTGGAAATCTCAGGAGAGACCTCCAGAGTGCAGATATTAGAATTACACTTTCAGCATATCTGAGCGGAGCTCTTCTCTCTTCCATTATAGTCTTCTCAACACTATTTTTTCTCTCATTTACAGTAATAATTTTAAAAAACATGCCAATTTTGAACATATTAGCAGCCTTTATTCTGTCATCTGCTGGAGCACTGGCTGTTTTTGCGGTTTTTATTGCTATACCCAAACTCATTGCTGGAGAGAGAAAACGTTCAATAGAAGCCTCCCTACCCTATGCAGTCAACCACATGGCCACCATAGCTGTGAGTGGTGTTCCTCCCCTTGCAATCTTCCATTCTCTGGCTAGATTTGAGCGCTATGGCGAGGTCTCAAGAGAAGCAAACAGTATAATCAGAGATAGTGAAACCTTTGGCTATGATATAACTGAAGCCATAAAGAGGAAAGCTGAGAGAACCCCATCCGAAGACTTCAGAAGGCTTCTGATTGGTATGGCATCTGGAATAAGCACAGGTGGAGACCTTTCATCTTTTCTGAATGAAGCTGCAAATTCTATAACTGAAAAACACAAGAATATGTGGAAAGATGTAATAGAGCGTCTCGGCATATACTCAGAAGCCTATGTCACAATATTTGTTGCAGGACCAATATTCTTTATAGTTATGGGCTCTATGATGGGGCTCGTAGGAGGAGGTCCTATAAATCCTGTTATTCTCATGAAAATGTTCATATACCTTGCAATACCTGCTGCAAATATAATGTATCTCCTCTTTATAGAAGCAACAATTCCAAAAATGGAGTGA
- a CDS encoding hypothetical protein (CARDB): MKKRLLLILTLILIIPGVHATCSAPPISKFPGFQERFSGLIPEGIKTTVDGFSIKPIFVFPGGATFEVYRYGEDYERFTVMAGGYYRGVDNDIIIELEGTSGTRSNITVYTENMAKLKANITINPEVNYNKILNSSLPAVRAGRELYLTMTLNNTGELPAENISVEPLLKDFKVLTHPENFTAFLCTGNKASFSYILLAPLLWKITNYSIPVKVKYGYFNEQTGNSRVKEDVFKGNLTVVGESYVSITKNVRYPYNFKKMRTESYALVGQKVYVTVGIHNTGRFFNFLGRVDEILPQGLKVVQGKTFWDGRLPPGYTVYLNYVLTASSPADYHTYSLVEYRGEYGNVVAKNKSKIRIIKFVESKPEIEVVENIHTRKGFNTSKIVMNPNETANVSVVIKNIGSAVAYGVNARVKTNLETEGNSGIELDSLAPGKEVSYTYILKANRQGKYKVTTEVTYRDEFSNLYSSTSSKYIYVDSPAISLNMESRINNEKLFFEIEAKNVGTRAARNLIITVDYPENFRLISGQSVNSYSILGAGKTTGKYDITFLIPMVKNTETFNFRIETSYNDQFYHNYKEGLVKSIELMPLSPNAMLRVSGKNLYNLDEKGLIDVYIKNTGAKAENFRLNVVVPENIEYLPVYGKKDREVFLKPRESFSYKFGVKAVTGGDGSITAHADYGSITAESELRFRVEGPVIDVYSVTPEEKIAVGKEFTLRYIIKNTGYGPALNIKTITFLTENIEPAGSESEIGRLDAQKEKEIEIHLKARKSGKYISKLEVSWSDERGKNYLSTAESNIDVIGTEIKGIGKAGSTSGKINVRVEEKAKILLIKKIAIILTFFLLFAVGVIFLIRAGRRDKYDF, encoded by the coding sequence ATGAAAAAAAGATTACTGTTAATTCTCACCTTAATCCTTATTATCCCGGGTGTCCATGCTACATGCTCCGCACCTCCAATTTCAAAATTTCCAGGGTTTCAGGAAAGATTCTCAGGGCTTATTCCTGAAGGTATAAAAACCACTGTTGATGGATTCAGTATAAAACCTATCTTTGTTTTCCCAGGCGGTGCGACATTTGAAGTTTACAGGTATGGTGAAGATTATGAGAGATTTACGGTTATGGCAGGTGGATATTACAGGGGAGTGGATAATGATATTATTATAGAATTAGAAGGGACATCTGGAACACGGAGTAATATAACAGTATATACTGAAAACATGGCAAAACTCAAGGCGAATATTACAATTAACCCAGAGGTAAACTATAATAAGATACTTAATTCATCACTTCCCGCTGTCAGGGCAGGAAGAGAGCTTTATCTCACAATGACCTTAAATAACACAGGTGAACTTCCTGCAGAAAATATAAGCGTTGAACCCCTCCTCAAAGATTTTAAAGTTCTTACTCATCCTGAAAATTTTACAGCCTTTCTCTGTACCGGAAACAAAGCAAGCTTTTCATACATACTTCTCGCCCCTTTGTTATGGAAAATTACAAACTATTCCATTCCAGTAAAAGTGAAATACGGCTACTTCAATGAGCAGACAGGAAATTCCAGAGTAAAGGAAGACGTATTCAAAGGAAATCTGACAGTTGTGGGAGAATCTTATGTGAGTATAACAAAAAATGTCAGATATCCCTATAACTTTAAAAAGATGAGAACAGAGAGCTATGCTCTTGTTGGTCAGAAGGTTTATGTTACTGTTGGAATTCATAATACAGGAAGATTTTTTAATTTCCTGGGCAGAGTTGATGAGATTCTACCCCAGGGACTGAAAGTGGTACAGGGAAAAACGTTCTGGGATGGCAGGCTTCCTCCAGGATATACAGTATATTTAAATTATGTGCTAACAGCCAGTTCTCCGGCAGATTACCATACCTACAGTCTTGTTGAATATAGAGGTGAGTATGGGAATGTGGTGGCAAAAAATAAAAGTAAAATTAGAATAATTAAATTTGTTGAATCAAAGCCTGAAATTGAAGTTGTTGAGAATATCCATACCAGGAAGGGATTTAATACATCTAAAATAGTCATGAATCCCAATGAAACAGCAAATGTTTCAGTGGTAATAAAAAATATTGGAAGTGCTGTCGCCTATGGCGTAAACGCAAGGGTGAAAACAAACCTCGAGACAGAAGGTAACTCAGGAATCGAACTGGATTCACTTGCACCAGGAAAAGAAGTGTCTTACACATATATCCTTAAAGCAAACAGACAGGGAAAATATAAAGTTACAACCGAAGTTACATACAGAGATGAATTCAGCAATTTATACAGCTCAACAAGCTCCAAATATATATATGTGGATTCTCCTGCGATTTCTCTAAATATGGAGAGCAGAATAAATAATGAAAAGTTATTCTTTGAAATTGAGGCAAAGAATGTAGGCACAAGAGCAGCGAGAAATCTTATAATAACAGTTGATTATCCCGAGAACTTCAGACTTATATCAGGCCAGAGCGTAAACAGCTATTCCATTCTTGGGGCTGGTAAAACCACTGGAAAATATGATATAACCTTTCTCATACCCATGGTGAAAAACACAGAAACCTTTAATTTTCGCATTGAAACCAGCTATAATGATCAATTTTACCATAACTATAAAGAAGGGCTTGTTAAAAGTATAGAACTCATGCCTCTTTCCCCGAATGCTATGCTGAGAGTTTCAGGTAAAAATCTATATAATCTGGATGAAAAAGGGCTTATTGATGTCTATATAAAAAATACTGGGGCTAAAGCCGAGAACTTCAGATTAAACGTGGTTGTGCCTGAGAATATAGAATACCTGCCTGTGTACGGAAAGAAGGACAGAGAAGTTTTTTTAAAGCCTAGAGAAAGTTTCAGCTACAAATTTGGGGTTAAAGCAGTTACCGGAGGAGATGGAAGTATAACTGCCCATGCAGATTACGGCAGCATAACTGCAGAGAGTGAACTCAGGTTCAGAGTCGAAGGTCCTGTCATAGATGTATATTCAGTTACTCCAGAGGAGAAAATAGCTGTGGGAAAAGAATTCACTTTGAGATACATAATAAAAAATACAGGTTATGGGCCTGCTTTAAATATAAAAACTATAACATTTCTCACTGAGAATATTGAGCCTGCTGGTTCGGAGTCAGAAATTGGCAGACTTGACGCTCAGAAAGAAAAAGAAATTGAAATTCATCTGAAAGCTCGGAAAAGTGGGAAATACATCTCAAAACTCGAGGTTAGCTGGAGTGATGAAAGAGGGAAGAATTATCTCTCGACAGCAGAATCCAATATAGATGTAATTGGTACTGAGATTAAAGGGATTGGTAAAGCTGGAAGCACATCTGGAAAAATTAATGTTAGGGTTGAGGAAAAGGCAAAAATACTTCTTATAAAAAAGATTGCAATAATCCTTACATTTTTCCTCCTGTTTGCCGTAGGAGTCATATTTCTAATACGGGCAGGAAGAAGGGATAAATATGATTTTTGA